One Brassica napus cultivar Da-Ae chromosome C2, Da-Ae, whole genome shotgun sequence DNA window includes the following coding sequences:
- the LOC106378876 gene encoding uncharacterized protein LOC106378876 isoform X2: protein MGKTRGMGPGRSSRMRRPPYRSLFRPLSVREERKRLAALSRMKNTLGSQVSLPIQSDKSLKRTDQTTLVSGTDIQGKLSSDVVASTSKPQTSSSSLVGMKKTLGSQASLLRCSACMQIIQSDKSLKGSSDQDQTTLVSQIDIQDQTTLVSLIDIQEKLSSDIVSNTSKTHQGKHLRSSSKIHKPKALLK, encoded by the exons ATGGGAAAGACTCGGGGCATGGGACCAGGGCGTTCTTCACGCATGAGGAGACCACCTTACCGTTCTCTATTCCGACCTCTCTCAGTCAGAGAAGAACGAAAGAG ATTGGCCGCACTGAGTCGCATGAAGAATACACTAGGCTCTCAAGTCTCGTTGCCTATCCAATCAGATAAGAGTCTGAAGAGAACTGATCAGACCACTCTTGTCTCCGGAACTGATATTCAG GGAAAGTTGTCGTCTGATGTTGTTGCTAGCACCTCGAAGCCTCAGACGTCATCATCAAG TTTGGTCGGGATGAAGAAAACACTAGGTTCTCAAGCCTCGTTGCTACGTTGTTCTGCCTGTATGCAAATAATCCAGTCCGATAAGAGTCTAAAGGGATCTTCTGATCAGGATCAAACCACTCTTGTCTCCCAAATTGATATTCAGGATCAGACCACTCTTGTCTCCCTAATTGATATTCAG GAAAAGTTGTCGTCTGATATCGTTAGTAACACCTCCAAGACTCATCAAG GTAAGCATCTCCGATCAAGTTCAAAAATACACAAGCCCAAAGCTCTTctaaagtag